A genomic region of Elaeis guineensis isolate ETL-2024a chromosome 9, EG11, whole genome shotgun sequence contains the following coding sequences:
- the LOC105051597 gene encoding uncharacterized protein: MLSLAGAHSLHHPEIFHHQSNKKISFQWAKIPLNKLNSPCLSSRFSGSWNLSSSRRRFYAQSTRTEGDSRERIQVSEERKNSSTSAGTPANSFLSLLCPLLKLFGGGDPSQERNGYLEVATSSLSSLARFPWGSKSLSGNASNLESRTNPPHLQLYEFEACPFCRRVREAMTELDLSVEVYPCPKGSLRHREIVRKIGGKEQFPFLVDLNTGISIYESGDIVKYLFQQYGQGRNPSFGLLESTLFTGWVPTLLRAGRGMTVWNKAGLEPPKKLELFSYENNAYARIVREALCELELPYVLHNVGEGSSNSELLLKASGSKEVPYLVDPNTGFRLGDYKKILSYLFQTYSTTS, translated from the exons ATGTTGTCTTTGGCCGGTGCCCATTCTCTTCACCACCCAGAGATTTTCCATCACCAATCCAACAAGAAGATTTCGTTTCAGTGGGCCAAGATTCCCCTTAACAAGCTAAATTCTCCATGTCTGTCCTCTCGATTCTCTGGGAGTTGGAACTTGTCGTCCTCCAGAAGACGATTCTATGCACAGTCCACAAGAACGGAGGGTGATTCGAGAGAAAGAATCCAAGTTTCTGAGGAGAGAAAGAATAGTTCCACGAGTGCTGGGACTCCAGCTAACAGCTTCTTGTCTCTACTTTGCCCTCTCCTAAAATTATTTGGT GGAGGAGATCCTTCTCAAGAACGGAATGGATATCTAGAG GTTGCAACATCTTCACTATCCAGTCTGGCAAGATTTCCATGGGGATCAAAATCATTGAGTGGCAATGCAAGCAATCTAGAGTCTAGAACAAATCCACCACACTTGCAACTATATGAATTTG AGGCATGCCCCTTTTGTAGGAGAGTCCGAGAGGCCATGACTGAGCTGGATCTCTCTGTAGAG GTTTATCCTTGCCCAAAAGGATCATTAAGACATAGAGAAATTGTTCGCAAGATTGGTGGGAAGGAGCA GTTTCCTTTTCTTGTTGACTTAAACACTGGCATCTCCATTTATGAAAGTG GTGATATAGTTAAATACCTATTCCAACAATATGGTCAAGGAAGAAATCCCTCATTTGGGCTCCTAGAGAG CACATTGTTCACAGGATGGGTGCCTACTCTTCTTCGAGCCGGCAGAGGAATGACAGTATGGAACAAAGCAGGATTAGAACCTCCAAAGAAGTTGGAGCTTTTTTCATATGAAAACAATGCG TATGCAAGGATTGTACGTGAAGCACTTTGTGAATTGGAACTGCCTTACGTTCTCCATAATGTGGGAGAGGGGTCATCAAATTCTGAATTGCTCTTAAAGGCATCTGGTTCTAAAGAG GTACCTTATCTTGTTGATCCTAACACTGGGTTTAGATTGGGTGACTACAAGAAGATCCTGTCTTACTTATTCCAGACATACTCCACCACCAGCTAG
- the LOC105051596 gene encoding glucuronoxylan 4-O-methyltransferase 3, translating into MATMKPKVPNYLNLKLLILGFVLLFLILLLLRSNSSSPAPPSTSQSNQISPSNALPTTSCTKIPQSLANTIIHYATSNTTPQQTFKEISVTARVLEKKAPCNFLVFGLGRDSPMWTALNHGGRTVFLEEDMSWMETIQEKFPTLESYHVTYDTKVTQANDLLELRREPACTAVGEVKFSKCQLALKRLPSVFFEVEWDLIMVDAPTGWIPEAPGRMGAIYTAGMAARARTEGETDVFVHDVDRVVEDKFSKIFLCEGYLREQEGRLRHFTVPSHRTGSDIPFCP; encoded by the coding sequence ATGGCAACCATGAAGCCCAAGGTCCCAAACTACCTCAACCTAAAGCTCCTCATCCTAGGCTTCGTCCTACTCTTTCTCATCCTCCTCTTACTAAGATCCAACTCATCTTCTCCAGCTCCACCAAGCACATCACAAAGTAACCAAATTAGCCCATCAAATGCATTACCAACAACTTCATGCACAAAGATCCCACAGTCCCTGGCAAACACCATCATCCACTATGCAACCTCAAACACAACTCCCCAACAGACCTTCAAGGAGATATCTGTGACAGCCAGAGTCCTAGAAAAGAAGGCCCCATGCAACTTCCTGGTCTTCGGCTTAGGCCGTGACAGCCCCATGTGGACTGCACTCAACCATGGAGGCCGCACAGTCTTCCTCGAGGAAGACATGTCATGGATGGAGACCATCCAAGAGAAGTTCCCCACATTGGAATCATACCATGTAACGTACGATACCAAGGTGACCCAGGCAAATGATCTCTTGGAGCTGAGAAGAGAACCGGCGTGCACTGCGGTCGGTGAGGTGAAATTTTCTAAGTGTCAATTGGCACTGAAGAGGCTACCAAGTGTGTTCTTTGAGGTGGAGTGGGACTTGATCATGGTGGATGCGCCGACCGGGTGGATCCCGGAGGCACCTGGGAGGATGGGAGCAATATACACCGCAGGGATGGCGGCGAGGGCGAGGACCGAGGGGGAGACTGATGTCTTTGTGCATGATGTGGATAGAGTTGTGGAGGATAAATTCTCAAAGATCTTCTTGTGTGAGGGGTACTTGAGAGAACAAGAAGGCAGGCTCAGGCATTTCACCGTTCCCAGCCACAGGACTGGCTCAGACATACCCTTCTGTCCCTGA